Part of the Acidobacteriota bacterium genome, GGTCCGCCGGTGAAGGCGAGGAGAACGCCGTCCCAGGAGCGCTCGAACGTGCTCCGGCTCATGCGCAGGCGGCCGAGGGACGGATCGTCGATGACCAGTTCCGGTCCGGCGCTGCGAATGACGACGAAGTGATCGCCGTGTACATGAGCGATGGCGGGCATCGGAATGTCGTGCAGCCGCTCTACCGGCAGGCGCAGTCCCTGGCTGCCGAGACCGCGCTCCTCGGCAGTTTTCTTGAGGGCGAGCATGCTGGTGCCGTCCGGGCCGGTGCCGGTGGAGAACTCGAGTTCGGCGAGCGAGACGCCGGTGATGCCGTGGTGCTCGAGGATCATCTTGAGCGCGGCCGGGCCGCAGTCGGAGCGCTTCTGCTGCCGAATCACCTGGCCGGATCCGGGCGCCGAAGGGTCGAGGGAGGATGCCCACGCGATGCGGTCCAGGGTGGGGCCGACGGCGCGTACGGCGACGGCTACCAGGCCGCCGGCGAGGATGAGCCCGGCCGCGGCAAGGCGTCGATTGCGCGCCACGCGCGACCGATCAGAGCGCATCGCCCTCGAGTCCCAGAAAGGAGCGCCAGGCGGCCTCGGGCCGTTCGCCGGTCGTGACGCCCCGGACTCGGGAGTGCTCGTCGACCAGGAACACGAGCGGTACGTGGATGACGCCGAAGCGCTTCGATAGCGACGCGTCCGGGTCGGCGATCGAGTACAGGCCGGCGGTGTCCTCGAGCCCGGTCGCTTGCGCGGCCGCGACGACCGCGATCAAGTCGAAGTCGCCTTCACCGCTTGCCGTGACCCTTCGCAGGGCGCCGATCGTGCGGTCGCAGTTTCCGCAACCTGCCCTGGCGAAGGTAACGACCCGAAGCCGGCCCGGAGAGGCCGGTAGGGACTCGCCGTCGGCGAGGCCCGGCAGGGCGGGGAACAACATGCCGACTTCGGGTCGCTGAGACCGTCTTGCCTCGAGGTTCGACTCGAACCAGATCAGGCCGGCCAGGGGGCCGAGGACGGCCAGAGTCACGATCGCGATCGCGAGGCGCCGGCGGTTCATGGCCTGCGCCCCCGGTGGCTGTGGTGCACCTGGCGTCGGGTGGAGGGGCCGGGGTGCCTACGGAAGCGCAGCATCGAGATCAGGGGCCCCGAGTGGGAGCCGAGCATCCGGAGCGCGTGCGCCAGGTGCACTTCAAGGGTCCGCGGGGGAGGCTCGGCGAGTCGGAGTCGCGGGGTCTTGCCGATGCCGGTGCCCGGCCCGGACCGAACGGCTTCCCGGGGCGCGGTGCGCAAGTCGTGAGTCAGGTTCAGGGGCTTCATCGTGTTCCCAGTGGCGTCGTGAGTAGCGCGCTGCCGGTTCAGCAGCGACGTTCATTGACATAGACGCAAAAGGCCCTCGGAACCCGGATTCGGGTTCCGAAGGCCCCTATCTGGAGGCCGAGGTGCCCGGCCTCAGCTCAGCAGCAGACGCAGATCGTCGGCGGTCAAGTCCCGCAGGGACGACCCGCTGCCTTCGAGGATCGCGTCGGCGATCTTCCTCTTCGAGCGCTGGAGTTCGAGCATCTTCTCTTCGACCGTGTCGCGCGCGATCAGGCGGTAGGCGAACACGGGCTGGGTCTGGCCGATGCGGTGCGTGCGGTCGATCGCCTGCGCCTCCACCGCCGGGTTCCACCACGGGTCGAGCAGGAAGACGTAGCCGGCCGCGGTGAGGTTCAGGCCGACGCCGCCGGCCTTGAGGCTGATCAGGAAGATGTTCGTGTCCGGGTCGGTCTGGAAGTGCTCGACGACTTCGCCGCGGTTCCGCGTCTGGCCGTCGAGGTAGGCGTAGGGCACGTCGTTCTCTTCGAGGTGCCGGCGGACGTAGGCGAGCAGCGACGTGAACTGGGAGAACACGAGGCACTTGTGGCCCTCGGCGAGGACCTCGGAGACCTGCTCGAACAGGGATTCGAGCTTGGCGCTGCCGGCCTCTTCCCACGAGTCGTCGATGAGCCCGGGGTGACAGGCCACTTGGCGGAGCCGAAGCAACGCCTCGAGCACCTGCATCGTGGAACCGGCGACTCCTTTGTCCTCGACCTGCTTGAGCAGGCTGTCGCGATAGCTCGCGCGGAGCTGGTCGTAGAGGTCCTGCTGCTTGGGATTCAGCGTGCACTGCAGGATCTGTTCGGTCTTCTCGGGCAGGTCGGGGAGGACCTCTTCCTTGCTGCGACGGAGGATGAACGGCCGCAGCCCCTTCGCGACGAGGGCGAGTTCCTTCTGGCTCGGCACCCTGCCGCCGGCGAGCACGTCGAGGACCGGCAGCCGGCCCAGCAGTCCCGGGTTGAGGAACTCGAAGATCGAGCCCAGCTCGCCCAGGTGGTTCTCGATCGGCGTGCCGGTCAGCGCGAGGCGGTTCTGCCCCACGAGGAGGCGGCATGCCTTGGCCGTCTGCGAGGCGGCGTTCTTGATTGCCTGGGCCTCGTCGAGGATCACGGTGTCGAACTCGACCGTGGCCAGATAGCCGATGTCGCGGCGGACCGTGCCGTAGGTGGTGACCACGAGGTCGGCGGCTTCGAGTTCGCCGCGAAGGTCTTCCCGGTCGCGTCCCGCGTACTCGAGCACCTTCAGGTCGGGGGTGAATCGGGAGGCCTCGTCGATCCAGTTGTAGACGAGGCTGCGCGGTGCGACAACCAGATACGGCAACTTCGTCGTCTTCGAGGCCGTGCGGTACATCCGCAGCAGGGCCAGCGCCTGAATCGTCTTGCCCAGGCCCATGTCGTCGGCGAGCACACCGCCGAGGCCGAACTCGCGCAGGAAGCAGAGCCACCCCAGACCGAGTCGTTGATACTTCCGGAGCGTGCCGACGAAGCTGCGGGGTTCCTTCTTGGGTCGGATCGAGGAGAACGTCTCCAGCTTCTCGCGGAGTTCGGCGAACGTCTTGCTTACGTTGACCGGCGGCGTAACGGCCAGCAGGGCGTCGACCAGCAGCGCCTGTGACGGCAGGAAGCGCAGACCCTCCTCGTTCGAGTCCTGGGCGAGTTGGCTGAGAGAGCCGTAGTTCTCGACCCAGGCGGCCGGGAGCAGTCCGGTCGAGCCGTCCTTCAGGTCGACAGAGCGGCGGCCGTCCGAGATCGCGGCGAGGATCTTTGAGAGCTCGATCTGATCGCCGTCGAAGTCGATCTCTCCGCTGAGTTCGAACCAGTCGACGCCGCTCTCGATGCGAAGTGCCGGCGGGCTGGGCGATCGGATCGAGGCACCGTGCGCTTCGACTTCCCAGCCTTCGAGGAGCAGCGGCTCGGCGACCGCCGGCAGATCGCGCGGTTCGAGTTCCAGACTGTGGCCGCTCTTCGATGCGACCGGCTTGAGACCAAGTTCAAGCAGCCGGACCAGCGCGTCCTGCTCCGTCTCCAGGTTGCGGCGAACGAAACGGTGCTCTTCCCAGTCGACGACCGCGGATCGCGGATCGCCGGCGTCGACGGTGAGGCCGCCGTAGCCGAACGAGAGCCGGGCTTCGAGCTGCGGGTTCATCCATTCGGGGGCGTCCTCGGGTTCGAGTGCCAGGCGGGGCTGCGGTACCGGCTCCTCCTCCGACAGGTAGACCTCCTCCGGAAGCTCGAGCGGCGGCAGTCGGGGCAGCTCGAGCAGACTGGTCACGGCAGCCTCGAGGTCCTCGTCGGGGATCACGAGCTCGCCGCTCCCGCCGAGCAGCGCATACCACGGCTGATCGCGAATCGGGTCGAGTTCCAGGCGGCTGATCGCGTCGTCGAGCAGGAGCATCATGTTGCCTTGCCCGTTGGAACCGGAGTCAGGGGCCGTTCCGGCACCGTCCGGGAGGGGAAGAACGAGTGCGGCCCGGCTCAGCGGCACGGTCTCGTCGCCGCGCCTGAGCAGACCTCTCAGCCGGACCCGGCTGGCTGCCGCGAGTTCCAACTGCAGCGCCAGGCGCCAGGGTTCCCCGTCGTCGATGGTGACCGGTCGCGGATCGCCGAGTGAGCGGCCATCCCACCAGTAGAGGTGGCCTTCCGCGCTCAGCCGCGGTAGCAGGGGGCCGGTCCAGTTCATTGGCACGTAGACCCGCTGTACGAGCGGACGGGCGGGTTTTCGGGCGGCCCGGCCTCCCTTGCGCTTGCGGCTGGCGCGGGCCGGAACTTCGGGCGGTAGCGCAGTGACCATTGCGGGTCCAGTGACGGGGGGCAATCCGTTGACCGCGGAGCCGGCCATGTCCGTCGTGAGTCCGAGCAGCTCCTCCAGCTTTGCGTGGTCGATGCTCAGCCGCTTCAACTTGCCGAACTCACCCTGCGGGTTCTGCTTGCGGCCGAAGATGTCGATCATCAGGCCGCCGGCGTTGCGGCTGGTGGCGGCGTTGAGCAGGAGGTGGATCTGGGGCGGGGCGTTCCTTGGGGTCGCGCGCTTGCGGGGTCGAGC contains:
- a CDS encoding DEAD/DEAH box helicase — translated: MEAVRQDIDRQARPRKRATPRNAPPQIHLLLNAATSRNAGGLMIDIFGRKQNPQGEFGKLKRLSIDHAKLEELLGLTTDMAGSAVNGLPPVTGPAMVTALPPEVPARASRKRKGGRAARKPARPLVQRVYVPMNWTGPLLPRLSAEGHLYWWDGRSLGDPRPVTIDDGEPWRLALQLELAAASRVRLRGLLRRGDETVPLSRAALVLPLPDGAGTAPDSGSNGQGNMMLLLDDAISRLELDPIRDQPWYALLGGSGELVIPDEDLEAAVTSLLELPRLPPLELPEEVYLSEEEPVPQPRLALEPEDAPEWMNPQLEARLSFGYGGLTVDAGDPRSAVVDWEEHRFVRRNLETEQDALVRLLELGLKPVASKSGHSLELEPRDLPAVAEPLLLEGWEVEAHGASIRSPSPPALRIESGVDWFELSGEIDFDGDQIELSKILAAISDGRRSVDLKDGSTGLLPAAWVENYGSLSQLAQDSNEEGLRFLPSQALLVDALLAVTPPVNVSKTFAELREKLETFSSIRPKKEPRSFVGTLRKYQRLGLGWLCFLREFGLGGVLADDMGLGKTIQALALLRMYRTASKTTKLPYLVVAPRSLVYNWIDEASRFTPDLKVLEYAGRDREDLRGELEAADLVVTTYGTVRRDIGYLATVEFDTVILDEAQAIKNAASQTAKACRLLVGQNRLALTGTPIENHLGELGSIFEFLNPGLLGRLPVLDVLAGGRVPSQKELALVAKGLRPFILRRSKEEVLPDLPEKTEQILQCTLNPKQQDLYDQLRASYRDSLLKQVEDKGVAGSTMQVLEALLRLRQVACHPGLIDDSWEEAGSAKLESLFEQVSEVLAEGHKCLVFSQFTSLLAYVRRHLEENDVPYAYLDGQTRNRGEVVEHFQTDPDTNIFLISLKAGGVGLNLTAAGYVFLLDPWWNPAVEAQAIDRTHRIGQTQPVFAYRLIARDTVEEKMLELQRSKRKIADAILEGSGSSLRDLTADDLRLLLS
- a CDS encoding redoxin family protein is translated as MNRRRLAIAIVTLAVLGPLAGLIWFESNLEARRSQRPEVGMLFPALPGLADGESLPASPGRLRVVTFARAGCGNCDRTIGALRRVTASGEGDFDLIAVVAAAQATGLEDTAGLYSIADPDASLSKRFGVIHVPLVFLVDEHSRVRGVTTGERPEAAWRSFLGLEGDAL
- a CDS encoding cysteine peptidase family C39 domain-containing protein — its product is MRSDRSRVARNRRLAAAGLILAGGLVAVAVRAVGPTLDRIAWASSLDPSAPGSGQVIRQQKRSDCGPAALKMILEHHGITGVSLAELEFSTGTGPDGTSMLALKKTAEERGLGSQGLRLPVERLHDIPMPAIAHVHGDHFVVIRSAGPELVIDDPSLGRLRMSRSTFERSWDGVLLAFTGGPP